Part of the Anopheles gambiae chromosome 3, idAnoGambNW_F1_1, whole genome shotgun sequence genome is shown below.
TCGGTGGAAGCAGCTTAATGTCTGCCTCCTCCTTCTTCCGTGCCGGAAAGCGGTGAAACTCGTCCTGCACAACCCCGGGCGGTGCGTAGCAGTACAGCAGCTTCCCATTGACGTAGTCCTTCAGCACGTACCGGGAGCCGCGCGACTGGTCCGGCTGCCCATTGGCCGTCATAAAGCCTCGGTTGTACGCGAACGCTAGCAGCAGCTCCTCCGAGTACGGGGGCCGATTCGGATCCTCACCCTCGAGCGGTTTCGAAATCATTATGCCGTACGTGTCCTCGAGGATGTGGCGTGGAATGAGCGTACAGAGCAGATTGACCGGCGGCACATGGTCCCGCATCTGGTCGATCGGCAAGATGCCGTTCAGTATCATGTCCGCCTTGGTGATGCAGAAGCTTGGCATCACCAGCCCGGGACAGTCGCAGAACATCAGCTCGCTGTCGACGTACAGCGTTTGGAAGTGTTTCGTTTTGCCGGGCGTCGCCGAAACGGACACTTTTTTCTCGAGAAAGACCGCATTGATCGTACTGCTCTTGCCGACGTTCGGGTACCCGACCAGCCCGACCGTCACGACGTCTTTGGTGACACGTTCCGCCCGGTGCAGGCTTTTGAAGAGCGCAATCAGCTCGGCATTCGTGAGCAGCTTGGAGCTGTTCCGAATCGCGCCCGGCTCTGCGTCCTCCTCGCGCGCAAGGTCCTCGATTTTTTCCTCTATCTTTTCCAGCGTCTTTTCAGCCCTGTCAACGGACAGTTTTAAATTTCCCAACCGCTCCTTaacctcctcctgctccttctcctcctcctcctcttcgtcaTCTGCTTGATCCCCGTTTTGGGCAGCTTGCTGCGCTGCTTCCTCCGCTTCCTGCTCCTTCTTGGCCTCTTCCGCCGCTAGCACGGCCGAGTAAAATGCCACCCGAACGCCCTGCCCGTCGAAATACTTTGCCCAGTGGACGCGCTGTTCGGCCGTCAGAAAGTCCGACTTGTTCAGCAGTATCATGTTCATCTTGTTCGGGTCAACCTCCTGCACGTACCGCTCCAGATCCTCCGTCCGGAAGAGCAGCGGATTGCGGGCGTCCACTATCTGCACGACGATGTCGCTCCGCTCGACCACACGCCACAGCTGGCGCCAGAAGTCGAGATTCTTCTCGTACGGTGTCATCAGCATGCCGTCCTGCTCCTGGAGCGCCACCAGCCCGCGGCGCCACTCGAGAAAGGAAGCGTTTTCCGCGAGCAGCAGCTCCTCGGCCGTCGTGTCCTTCGTCCACTTGGGGCGGCGCGGTATCTTTAGCAGGTCCTTCATGTCGACCTGCTTCTTGATGATCTCCACCCGCTCGTTCGTGGTCAGCAGGCCCACCTTCGACTTGGGGTTGACGTACGTGATGTTAAGCTTCTCCGCCTGGAACTCGGTGCCGGCTAGTTCGGCGGTGCGAAGAAACTCCTGGAAGGAGGATTCCTCCGTCACGGATTGCAGGTTCAGCCGGCCCCAATCGTACCCGTCCTGCACTTCGGTGGTGTGGAGCTGGAATGGAGATTCACGTTTGGTGAAGacagagtatgtgtgtgtgtgtttgggtggaATAGAAGCAACTTACCATGCTTCCATCGGCAACCGTTTTTCGATTCCCTTGGCCGAACCGGTCCTTGATCAGAGATCGGCCCAACTGATTAGCCTTCTTTTTACCCATGATTTAACGGATCTACACTATTAAATatcacaaaaaatacactgcAACACCTTCATACAGTGTCTCTGTATGCGTTTTAGCCTTTTACTTAATTTAAAAGCACGTTTTTCGTCTAATTTTTCCAACAACACCCTCTTTCGCCGACCAATGGTGACGAAATTGCTGCAcataaacaaatagcacatGGGCTGCTACGAAAACAGTCGTTTGACAGTTGGTACAGTGCTGCCAGATAAAcagtaatttatttgatttttatgaagaccaaaacaaaaaggccAAAAAATAATCAGAACATAAGCTCAATTAATTAACaatatgtaaaaataaaacaatttgcaTTGCATTACTCCACATCATGTATCAAGAAAGGGATTAAAATTTATGCTATTTCCAGTATTGTTTCAAAAATCTCTACTCCTTGTTTGGCAGCACTTCCTTCAATCATTTGCATTCTTGCATCAGCCGTCCGGGCgcaaataaaagcaaacatacacaaacacgttTTTTCATGTGCAGCGCAAATAGCAATTAAAAGCGACGCGGAATAGAACGCGTTACTCCTCAGTTTTCGTCTGAAAAGTGTACCAATCCCCTTAAACTTCCGACCCAAAAACCACAACCATGTGGCCCGAGGTGGAAGCCGTGAAGAGTGAAAATCGGCGCGAGCTCAAGCTGACCGGTGCCAGCGTATCGGAACGGATTGTGAAAAACGGCGGCAGTCTGGACGATGCGGTGTACCAGCTGTCCGCCCTGAACCTGCTGGACGTGAATGACACACCACTGGATCGGATTTCACCACGCATCGACAGTCTGACTCATCTGCagtcgctgctgctgtatcGAAACAAAATTGCACAACTGCCGGCAACGATCGGCCAGCTGGGCGAGCTGAAGGTGCTCGACCTGTCCGGCAACAGGTTGACGGAGGTGCCGGGCGAGTTTAGCAAGCTGCGCTCCCTGACAACGCTAAACCTTTCCTTCAATCAGCTCAAGAAGTTGGATCTTAGTGCGCTGGACCGGCTGAGCGTTTGCAACCTGTCCGGCAACGAGCTCGCGGAAGTGCCACAGTTCCACATCGGCGAGGTGCACCATCTAACGGAGGTTAACCTGGAGAAGAACAGTATCGTGGCGCTGCCGGAAGAGCTTACGCGGCAGCAGATACTGCGCGTGCTGAACGTGGGCGACAACAAAATCGAACAGGTGCCCAAGTACATTGCCAAGTGCGCGAAACTGAAGGGTAAGCGGCAAAGCATGCTTTGATTGGATTGTGAGCTTTTATTATCctattttgttctttcttttcaacaacaacagaattTAACCTGAAGGGCAACCCGCTCAAGGATAAACGTTTGCTAAAGCTGGTAGACCAGTGCCGCAGCAAGCAGGTGCTCGATTACGTCGAGAAGAACGGGTACCAACCACCGAAGCAAACGCCCAAAGAGAATCCAACCACCGTTAGCAACGGGCAGCAGATGGTTCCACCCCCCAATGGAGCGCCAGAGAAAGAGCAGGAAGAAGCTCAGCTTAAAATAATCGTCCGCAAAGCAACGGCTAGCGCACCGAAGGTAACGTTCACGCAGGAAGCACGTAGTACCCGTCCGCACATCGTGCTCTGCATCGTACGCTCGTTCCCGATCGCGAACCTGAAAAAGTTTCTTCAGCTGCAAAACACGCTGCACGACACCGAGTGTAACCGGCGCCAGCTGGCCACCATTGCGACGCACGATCTGGCCAAAGTGAAGGGTGCGTTGCGGTACCACGCTGCACCGCCGGCTGAGATTGAAATCACCGCGCTTGGCAGCGCCGCCCAGGGTAAGGTGACGGCCGAACAGTATTACGCCGACCTGTGCCACCAGGCCGAGCTGCTGCGCAAGGAAAAGAAGCGCAACACGTACTCGGGCGTGCACAAGTACATTACGCTGCTGACGGCGAGGGAACTGTTTGCGTATCTGAGCGACGAGCAGAAGGTGATCAGCCTGCCGCCGCTAACAAACTGTGATGAGACGAAGGTATCCGCTACCACCACCGATCTGCTGCTCGAGGTGACGAGCAGCGTTGGCCATGGGCCGTGCGTGCGCGTCATGAACGTGCTGCTGGAGCGTATGCTGCTGATGGATGTGGAGGTCGTTTCCGGTGGGGTAGCTGCTGCGACCGAGCAGCCCCCAGCAGCCGgtgagaggaagaaaaaatcgAAAGCCATCGCCAAAGAAGCGGCCGAACGGGTGGCAACGGTTCGGTACGATCGAGCCGTGACGCTCACGGTGGAACAGGTGCAGCTGTACGACCACGAGGGTAAGCCGCACTCCGTGTTCCCCGGCAAGGGCGATCTGTGCGGGGATGAAGCGAAACGAATTGTGGTGGAAATGGCCTAAGGCAGAGTTTTGTCAAGgggatttttttaacttttaacTCATACTTACCGATTTGCGATTGGGAATAAGATTCTACCGGATTAGCTTACAAAGTGAAATTACTTTCAGTACATAAAGAGCGACACACAAATCACGACACGTTTTGAATTTATACACGGATTTATACAACTAATAAATGTTCTTTGGTTGAACTCATGAAGACCATGGACTGTTTacaattgtttatgtttatcgTATAATAAATGCAAGAAAAAATCGAATCCTTTCTTTTGTGCACGAGTTAATTTCAATCGCTATTCGACACTTTAACCTTAAAccattgaaaaatatttaaaaaaagaaacagtacACAGTTTCACTTATTTCCAAcgcaaagcaaaataaaattctATAAAATGAGTTAAATTCACAACCGATCTTTTAAATAACTCCATATCAAATTGAATTTCGACCGTTGTCGACATAGTCGACATAAACGCTTTCACACAGCCCTGCTTTGACAGCTCCATTGACAGCAGCGGTTTGTTTTGGGCTTTGCTTGGCCAGGCGGGGAGCAAAGCATTTGCACGCGCGATTCACGGCGGAATAGTGTTTTTCACGTGCGTTcggtgaatattcctctgcaaTTTCCATCCCCAAATAGCGCACCACAATGTCGGAACCCAGCTCCAAGGATACGGTGCTGAAAACGGCAATGATTTACGTGTGCGGAGGTAAGTGTGGCTTGATGCCGGCTGATTCACTGTGCCTACTAAATTGGGGGAATTTCTTGTTGCGTAGAATGCCACCATGAGAATGAGATGCGCCCGAGGGATCCGATCCGTTGCCGCGAGTGTGGTTACCGTATTATGTACAAGAAGCGCACGAAGCGACGTAAGTagatgcattttaaaattagAAGAAGGAAGCCCCGAAATACACTAACGATCGGCTTGTTTCCCCTTTCCCTGTAGTTATCGTCTTTGATGCCAGATAGACGGAAGGAGAGACTGTTGCAACGCTGTTTTGACCACGTATCTTGTAAGAACCTTTCCATAGATTGTTCGGAAGCAGTAAAAACGCCGGAACAGAAACAATAAATCGGTATTGATATATATCTCTCTCACACATtctgtatttgttttgttttgtttttttttttttttttttttttagtaattcCCCCGGATGTTGTGTCATATGCTCCGCACTCACCGTTTCGCTTCCGTCACTATTACACGCTACTTTCAcaccgaaacaaacaaaaaaagcggcGCCACACCTCCTAAGAACACGGTTGCGTCTGCATTAACTCAGCTCAAAGCCGGCCCCGCTCTGTATCGCGTACAGTAGCTTCTCCCGCAGTacgtcctcctcctcgaacGCCGGCAGCTTCAGCAGATTCATGCACGTGCTGGCCGACGGCAGTCGATCCGTGTCGCCCGCATTCTGTATGTAGAACGGTGGATCGAGATCCTTGAACCCGAGCAGCGGCGGGCGCGAGCAGCTTGTGACGAacttcagcagcagccggcgCTGGATGTCATCGAACTGCTCGACCACCTTCCAGAACAGCTGGATCGTGTGGTGCTCGAGCGAAAAGTCCCCACCGTAGCGCGTGTGCTGCCGCAGATCGTGCACGTCGACCGGTATTTCCGCGCCCGAGATCAGCACCTGCAGCTCCTTGTTGCTGAACATGTACAGCCACTCGATCGGCAGCACGTTCGCGAGCCCCTGGCGGAAGGCGGCACACTGGGCCCGGATCTGCTGGTTCAACTTAAAGTCCGCCATCAGCTGGATGTACTCGATGCGGTTCGTCGAGTTGACGATGATGTTCGTACCGTTCGGTTTTAGCTCCTCCACCTGTGTGGATGAGTGAGGAGAATTAGAATGCGCAAAAAGAGGCACGAGTGGGTGGGGGCAACAAGCCCATTTTCCTACCTTTGTTTCACCTAACGCATCACAGACGATAGTAAAATCTAACCCTAAATCAGCCACATCCCCTTCGTACGCTTTTAGAGACATtaaatttctaaaaaaaagggaaacgaatTTTGGAGTTAAAATTGCGCCCCTAAGGTCGTTAGAATCAGTGCTGTGAAAtgtcattaaaaaaatcttcgtgaaacaaaatccatgtcagcgtccCGTACTCAATTGTaatgatcagaggtgatactcaaaacgattaGTGTGACCAATGCATGTTTCATGACATTTTTACGACCAACGCTTGGCTAGTCACTAtctcatgacttttttttgctgtgatcagttctgcaaaatgtcactcgCATAGTCATGATcagctgaaacaaaatcatgtcagcgttataagctctactgtgatgatcagaggtgagactcaaacagttggtgcgaccatcacatacttggtgacattttgtgtgACCaatttttttgctgcttttgcaaCCACACGTCAAGCacattccaagaatgtcgtgattatcaccaCCACAAAATGTCATGGCCAAGTGAGTGAGCAAGAGTTGGGTGCCAAACAAAAAgggtcaccaagcatgtgattgatccaCCAATTGTTTGAATCTCAcatctgatcatctcagttgtgtacgtgacgctgatttcagtttcgtttcagtcatgagtgttggtggctgaaacagtggcatttggcagcactggaccatcaagctaccacgaaaaagttaattattttcgttggtgaacatctcgtgatgctcatgaccttttgcagcactggttggAGCCGTTCCATCGCAACGCCATACCTATACAGCACCGGATCCAGCGAGGCCAGCTGATGCACATCCACGTCGGAGTGTTTGCCGGCCAGCTTGGAGAGGAAAAACTCGGCCAACGGTAGCTCCACCAGCAGATTCTCGTACAGTGCCTTGCCGAGGATGCGGCCGATGAAGTAGTAGTGGCGCTGGAAGTCTTCCACAATCTTCCCCACGCACGGGTTCGGATAGAGCATGTTGTCTTTCGTTATCCTGTGCAATAGAAAACCAaagtaagcgacgaaccggaAAATGAAGCTTCCAGCGGCAATGAAATTTACATGAAAAATCCGCGATGTGGATCGAACGCCAGCTTGATCAGCTCGGACAGAAACTCGCGAAATACGCCTCCGCCGTCGATGCCGGCCTCCCGCAGCCCCACCGAGTTGACCATTTCGATGCGGAATTTGGGCCGCAAATCGGGTTCTGAAAGAAGGGCAGAAAAGCGTTATTCCGTGTGACAACGAAACAACTTCccgtttttcctttcttaccATTCGTGGGGCTGAGCTTGTCGAACGCATCCTCGTACAGATGGGACCGCCGGACGGTGAGATGTATCGACGGTCCCTGGAGAAACCCTTGCAGGTCGCCCTGCGTCCGCAGCTTGTCCGCCGCCACCAGCCCCTGAAACACGCCGACCCGCGTATTGAACGGCACCACGAACGGTATCTCGCGCAGGATCGTGATCGAACGGATCTGCTTGGTCGATAGCGGCGGGCCGTCCTCGATGTCTTCCCGCGTAAAGTCCCTGATCGGCTGGAAGGGCCGGGGGCCACGCCGCGAACCGCGCGACAGGTGCAGATCGGTCGGTTTGTCTAGCGGCAGGTTAAGGTTTTGCGCCGTCCAGTGTCCCTCGGGACAGAAGCAGCGGCGCAGATCGCGCGTGTGTATCTGGCGCAGCAGCGAAACGCACACCTTGAGCAGGTGGGGCCATATCTGGCGGTTCTGCTCGTACGGTTGGCTGCGCTGCCTGCCGACGAGTGAGCCCGTGCCGCCGAAGCTGCGCGCCTCCCCGCCGCTCAGGGACGATATCATCGTGCGATAGTTTTCGTGCAGGCTGGAGCGCGTTTCGGGAAAGGCGAGCTCGACCAGCCCGAGCGAGATCTCCTTCAGCGTGGTGCTGAGCGGTATGAGCTCCGGTATGCTGAACGGCATGATGCTGCTCACCGTGCCGGGCAGTACGTTCTCCTGCACGAACTCGCCGTCGTGCAGGGAGGCGATCAGCCGCCCGAACAGTGCGCAGAACGAGGCCAGAATCGGAATGGTACGGTCGGAATCTTCCTTCGCTGTTGGGAAGCGTGGGAAATTGCGTTCAATTGCATAattcattcaaaaaaaaagaaggaaaactaTCTACTTACAGATGTTGATTCCCTTCGAGAGACGCACGATCGGGGAGCTAAACAGCTGGCCGGTGCTGTGCGCGGTCAGCGTGTACCACAGCCCCCGGATGATCAGCGGCTTGGACGCGAGCATGTACAGCAGCTTGTACTCGTACACCGCCATCCGGTTGTACGTCATCAGCTGGTGGCAGATCTGGCAGAGGTGCTGCACCGCCAGCGGATCGTCCAGCACCGTGTCGATCAGGCGCACGGTGAACGATACGCGGCGCCGCTCGTTCAGCATACCGATGACGGCGTGCAGCAGGGCGGCCTCGCGCGGACCCAGCGCCGGTCCGTCCTCCCCGTCCGAGTCGGAATCGCTCGAATCGTCCAGCGGCCGGTTGATCGAAGAGCGGATCGTCTTTCGAGGTAGTTTGGTAATGTTGTCCACCATCGAGGCGACCACTTTGAGGTAGGCACGGAAGTGCTCCTTCGAGGTTGATGTTTCTAAACGGGCgcgagagagaggaagagagacaATTAGATGAACGCAAAATTTGGTACTAAAAAGCTTCTATAAACTTACCATCTACGTGTCGTTCGTCTAGCTTCAAAAGGGAGTACAAAAGTGAGCTAGTTAAGCGTAGCCGCTCGTCCTGCACCCGATTGGTGGTGCGCGCTTTTTTCGGCGTGCCGACCGGCCGCGATCCCATCGGTGCtgtaccgtcgtcgtcgtcctccgtCGTCAGGTCGACCAGTATCGTGCTCCGGTAGTCCAGCAGACCCTGGTACTCGTCGGCCGTGTGGCGCACCAGCGTCCAGTAGGGGAAATCAGTCCGCTCGCCCAACGCCGGCAGCACAAAGTGCTTCACCTGGTCGGAGAGCTGCGGCGAGAGCACGTTAAACGTGAACGATTGCAGTATCTGGCGGCTGAGCGTGTCGCGCGCTTCCGTATCGATCAGCTGCAGCGGGCGCAACAGCATCTCGAACAATGCGTCGGCGATCGGGTTCGCTAGCGCGGTGGTGTCTTCGTCGATTGCCGGCAGCTTCTCTTCGATCAGCTGCCGAACGACGCGGAAGTAGCGCCGCTCGATCAGATGGCTGTAGATGGAGACGAGGTAGCGCTGGATGTACTGCTGGCCGCTGCTACCGG
Proteins encoded:
- the LOC1278372 gene encoding large subunit GTPase 1 homolog; its protein translation is MGKKKANQLGRSLIKDRFGQGNRKTVADGSMLHTTEVQDGYDWGRLNLQSVTEESSFQEFLRTAELAGTEFQAEKLNITYVNPKSKVGLLTTNERVEIIKKQVDMKDLLKIPRRPKWTKDTTAEELLLAENASFLEWRRGLVALQEQDGMLMTPYEKNLDFWRQLWRVVERSDIVVQIVDARNPLLFRTEDLERYVQEVDPNKMNMILLNKSDFLTAEQRVHWAKYFDGQGVRVAFYSAVLAAEEAKKEQEAEEAAQQAAQNGDQADDEEEEEEKEQEEVKERLGNLKLSVDRAEKTLEKIEEKIEDLAREEDAEPGAIRNSSKLLTNAELIALFKSLHRAERVTKDVVTVGLVGYPNVGKSSTINAVFLEKKVSVSATPGKTKHFQTLYVDSELMFCDCPGLVMPSFCITKADMILNGILPIDQMRDHVPPVNLLCTLIPRHILEDTYGIMISKPLEGEDPNRPPYSEELLLAFAYNRGFMTANGQPDQSRGSRYVLKDYVNGKLLYCYAPPGVVQDEFHRFPARKKEEADIKLLPPRQQRAMKMNLKKSSTDVDEQFFKERASHGLVKGRSDFPNVRPIGPSGSAATLSTTDGVIVAGKPWKHQKREKREKLRRKYAHLDQH
- the LOC1278366 gene encoding leucine-rich repeat-containing protein 47, which encodes MWPEVEAVKSENRRELKLTGASVSERIVKNGGSLDDAVYQLSALNLLDVNDTPLDRISPRIDSLTHLQSLLLYRNKIAQLPATIGQLGELKVLDLSGNRLTEVPGEFSKLRSLTTLNLSFNQLKKLDLSALDRLSVCNLSGNELAEVPQFHIGEVHHLTEVNLEKNSIVALPEELTRQQILRVLNVGDNKIEQVPKYIAKCAKLKEFNLKGNPLKDKRLLKLVDQCRSKQVLDYVEKNGYQPPKQTPKENPTTVSNGQQMVPPPNGAPEKEQEEAQLKIIVRKATASAPKVTFTQEARSTRPHIVLCIVRSFPIANLKKFLQLQNTLHDTECNRRQLATIATHDLAKVKGALRYHAAPPAEIEITALGSAAQGKVTAEQYYADLCHQAELLRKEKKRNTYSGVHKYITLLTARELFAYLSDEQKVISLPPLTNCDETKVSATTTDLLLEVTSSVGHGPCVRVMNVLLERMLLMDVEVVSGGVAAATEQPPAAGERKKKSKAIAKEAAERVATVRYDRAVTLTVEQVQLYDHEGKPHSVFPGKGDLCGDEAKRIVVEMA
- the LOC1278359 gene encoding DNA-directed RNA polymerases I, II, and III subunit RPABC4 — encoded protein: MSEPSSKDTVLKTAMIYVCGECHHENEMRPRDPIRCRECGYRIMYKKRTKRLIVFDAR
- the LOC1278379 gene encoding ubiquitin-protein ligase E3C encodes the protein MFSFDGEFRRRPQQNLGGASLKTDRLTTIRKAQQERQKREEARRHQCGAIVIQSAVRSFVQRQHTKQRERDKFDEYRRAHGAIRDGGQDLEYYSKRIIFFYQHRSGQDGDRLIFLCQYMIKNPGEVFRLVERDPIWTYRIKRLLGLCLGQILVPECSPTIPMRMLEIYSSNTYITKHIPPTGSSGQQYIQRYLVSIYSHLIERRYFRVVRQLIEEKLPAIDEDTTALANPIADALFEMLLRPLQLIDTEARDTLSRQILQSFTFNVLSPQLSDQVKHFVLPALGERTDFPYWTLVRHTADEYQGLLDYRSTILVDLTTEDDDDGTAPMGSRPVGTPKKARTTNRVQDERLRLTSSLLYSLLKLDERHVDETSTSKEHFRAYLKVVASMVDNITKLPRKTIRSSINRPLDDSSDSDSDGEDGPALGPREAALLHAVIGMLNERRRVSFTVRLIDTVLDDPLAVQHLCQICHQLMTYNRMAVYEYKLLYMLASKPLIIRGLWYTLTAHSTGQLFSSPIVRLSKGINISKEDSDRTIPILASFCALFGRLIASLHDGEFVQENVLPGTVSSIMPFSIPELIPLSTTLKEISLGLVELAFPETRSSLHENYRTMISSLSGGEARSFGGTGSLVGRQRSQPYEQNRQIWPHLLKVCVSLLRQIHTRDLRRCFCPEGHWTAQNLNLPLDKPTDLHLSRGSRRGPRPFQPIRDFTREDIEDGPPLSTKQIRSITILREIPFVVPFNTRVGVFQGLVAADKLRTQGDLQGFLQGPSIHLTVRRSHLYEDAFDKLSPTNEPDLRPKFRIEMVNSVGLREAGIDGGGVFREFLSELIKLAFDPHRGFFMITKDNMLYPNPCVGKIVEDFQRHYYFIGRILGKALYENLLVELPLAEFFLSKLAGKHSDVDVHQLASLDPVLYRNLMSLKAYEGDVADLGLDFTIVCDALGETKVEELKPNGTNIIVNSTNRIEYIQLMADFKLNQQIRAQCAAFRQGLANVLPIEWLYMFSNKELQVLISGAEIPVDVHDLRQHTRYGGDFSLEHHTIQLFWKVVEQFDDIQRRLLLKFVTSCSRPPLLGFKDLDPPFYIQNAGDTDRLPSASTCMNLLKLPAFEEEDVLREKLLYAIQSGAGFELS